Part of the Candidatus Dadabacteria bacterium genome is shown below.
GTACGAGGACGACAACGAGCGGGCCTCGGATGACCTCAGGGAGTTTATTGACATGGACGTTCCGGTGTTGATACAGGCCGATATCTGCTACCTTGAATACTTTGACTCCAAGACCCATTTCCCCGGGCACATAATAGCGGTATGCGGATACGACGACTCCGAATCCGTTTTTTACGTGGCGGACAATTCGTTTGAAGATCTCCAGACTGTCTCTTTTGAGAATATGGCGAAAGCGAGAAGCTCAAAAGCAAGGCCGTACCCCCTTTCCAACAACTGTGTTGAAGTGAAGCTTCTTGAAGACGGCTTCGATGCTGAGGAGATGATTCTTAGTGCCGTGAGGAAAAACGCCGAGATGATGCTTGAAGGCAGGACCACTCTAAGAGGGACTTCAGGCATTGAGATTATAAGGAAATGGGCCGAGGATCTCCCTGGCTGGGGGGATCTTGCCGACTGGAAATGGACCTCTAGGTTTACTTACCAAGTCATATGCAGAAGAGGGGTCTGCGGTGCTGCTTTCAGGTGGTTTTACAGGGATTTCCTCGAGGAAGTCTCCCCAGTGCTTTCCCCTTTTTACGGGGCGGACCTTCCCGACGAGATGAACAGTATCGGTCAGAAGTGGTACGACATGGGAATGCTTTTCAAGGAGATAAGCGAGAGTGCTTCGTGCGGAAGGGGGTTCGAGCGGGCCTCGGAACTAGCTTTTGATATATATGATTTTGAAAAGCGGTATTTTTGTTCCGTGCTTGAAAACTTTCCTGTCGTCGCT
Proteins encoded:
- a CDS encoding BtrH N-terminal domain-containing protein; its protein translation is MKKIINDWKHLKGVHCGSAALRDICLYYGHDLSEQMCFGLGAGLGFYYSCEEGMNPSRIIQPRGPLMEINFLRSFGVDVTDWKYEDDNERASDDLREFIDMDVPVLIQADICYLEYFDSKTHFPGHIIAVCGYDDSESVFYVADNSFEDLQTVSFENMAKARSSKARPYPLSNNCVEVKLLEDGFDAEEMILSAVRKNAEMMLEGRTTLRGTSGIEIIRKWAEDLPGWGDLADWKWTSRFTYQVICRRGVCGAAFRWFYRDFLEEVSPVLSPFYGADLPDEMNSIGQKWYDMGMLFKEISESASCGRGFERASELAFDIYDFEKRYFCSVLENFPVVAPRGKQNGASEHCTDI